From one Lagopus muta isolate bLagMut1 unplaced genomic scaffold, bLagMut1 primary scaffold_181, whole genome shotgun sequence genomic stretch:
- the LOC125687737 gene encoding uncharacterized protein LOC125687737 isoform X2 — translation MGSHWGQWGHNGVNGDIGVNGGKWGHNGSTMETIGSQWGHSGVNGDNGVNGGHNGVTMGSHWGQWGHNGVNVGKWGHNGVNRSTMEIGSQWGHSGVNGVNRVTMGSMGSQWGQWVHNGNNRVTMGSQWDQWGQWGQWGHNGVKGDNGSQWGHNGGHNGVTMGSMGTLGSMREMGSQWGQWVHKGNNRVTMGSQWDQWGQWGQWGHNGVKGDNGVNGVTMGSQWGHNGVNGVHNGNNRVTMGSQWGQWGQWGQWGHNGVKGDNGVNGVTMGSMGTQWGQWGHNRVTMGLQWGSQWGQWGQWGQWGHNGVNGVNGVTMGSQWGQWVHNGNRVTMGSMGSQWGHNGVTMGSTGSQWGHNGVNGDTIGSQWGQWGHNGVTMGSQWGRMGVSGVTAEVAQDSAM, via the exons atggggtcacattggggtcaatggggacacaatggggtcaatggggacattggggtcaatggggggaaatggggtcaCAATGGGTCCACAATGGAAACAATAGGGTCACAATGGGGTcacagtggggtcaatggggacaatggagTCAATGGGGGTCACAATGGGGTCACaatggggtcacattggggtcaatggggacacaatggggtCAATGTGGGGAAATGGGGTCACAATGGGGTCAATCGGTCCACAATGGAAATAGGGTCACAATGGGGTcacagtggggtcaatggggtcaatagggtcacaatggggtcaatggggtcacaatggggtcaatgggtccACAATGGAAACAATAGGGTCACAATGGGGTCACAGTGGGatcaatggggacaatggggtcagtggggtcacAATGGGGTCAAAGGGGACAATGGGAGTCAATGGGGTCACAATGGGGGTCACAATGGGGtcacaatggggtcaatggggacattggggtcaatgagGGAAATGGGGtcacaatggggtcaatgggtccACAAAGGAAACAATAGGGTCACAATGGGGTCACAGTGGGatcaatggggacaatggggtcaatggggtcacaatggggtcaaaggggacaatggggtcaatggggtcacaatggggtcacaatggggtcacaatggggtcaatggggtccaCAATGGAAACAATAGGGTCACAATGGGGTCACAGTGGGGccaatggggacaatggggtcaatggggtcacaatggggtcaaaggggacaatggggtcaatggggtcacaatggggtcaatggggacacaatggggtcaatggggacacaATAGGGTCACAATGGGGTTACAATGGGGGTcacagtggggtcaatggggacaatggggtcaatggggtcacaatggggtcaacggggtcaatggggtcacaatggggtcacaatggggtcaatgggtccACAATGGAAATAGG GtcacaatggggtcaatggggtcacaaTGGGGTCACAATGGGGTCACAATGGGGTCAACGGGGTCACAATGGGGtcacaatggggtcaatggggacacaATAGGGtcacaatggggtcaatggggtcacaatggggtcacaat GGGGTCACAGTGGGGCAGAAtgggggtcagtggggtcacAGCTGAGGTAGCTCAGGACAGTGCCATGTGA
- the LOC125687737 gene encoding bifunctional endo-1,4-beta-xylanase XylA-like isoform X5: MGSHWGQWGHNGVNGDIGVNGGKWGHNGSTMETIGSQWGHSGVNGDNGVNGGHNGVTMGSHWGQWGHNGVNVGKWGHNGVNRSTMEIGSQWGHSGVNGVNRVTMGSMGSQWGQWVHNGNNRVTMGSQWDQWGQWGQWGHNGVKGDNGSQWGHNGGHNGVTMGSMGTLGSMREMGSQWGQWVHKGNNRVTMGSQWDQWGQWGQWGHNGVKGDNGVNGVTMGSQWGHNGVNGVHNGNNRVTMGSQWGQWGQWGQWGHNGVKGDNGVNGVTMGSMGTQWGQWGHNGVNGSTMEIGSQWGQWGHNGVTMGSQWGQRGHNGVTMGSMGTQ, translated from the exons atggggtcacattggggtcaatggggacacaatggggtcaatggggacattggggtcaatggggggaaatggggtcaCAATGGGTCCACAATGGAAACAATAGGGTCACAATGGGGTcacagtggggtcaatggggacaatggagTCAATGGGGGTCACAATGGGGTCACaatggggtcacattggggtcaatggggacacaatggggtCAATGTGGGGAAATGGGGTCACAATGGGGTCAATCGGTCCACAATGGAAATAGGGTCACAATGGGGTcacagtggggtcaatggggtcaatagggtcacaatggggtcaatggggtcacaatggggtcaatgggtccACAATGGAAACAATAGGGTCACAATGGGGTCACAGTGGGatcaatggggacaatggggtcagtggggtcacAATGGGGTCAAAGGGGACAATGGGAGTCAATGGGGTCACAATGGGGGTCACAATGGGGtcacaatggggtcaatggggacattggggtcaatgagGGAAATGGGGtcacaatggggtcaatgggtccACAAAGGAAACAATAGGGTCACAATGGGGTCACAGTGGGatcaatggggacaatggggtcaatggggtcacaatggggtcaaaggggacaatggggtcaatggggtcacaatggggtcacaatggggtcacaatggggtcaatggggtccaCAATGGAAACAATAGGGTCACAATGGGGTCACAGTGGGGccaatggggacaatggggtcaatggggtcacaatggggtcaaaggggacaatggggtcaatggggtcacaatggggtcaatggggacacaatggggt caatggggtcacaatggggtcaatgggtccACAATGGAAATAGG GtcacaatggggtcaatggggtcacaaTGGGGTCACAATGGGGTCACAATGGGGTCAACGGGGTCACAATGGGGtcacaatggggtcaatggggacacaATAG
- the LOC125687737 gene encoding uncharacterized protein LOC125687737 isoform X1 has translation MGSHWGQWGHNGVNGDIGVNGGKWGHNGSTMETIGSQWGHSGVNGDNGVNGGHNGVTMGSHWGQWGHNGVNVGKWGHNGVNRSTMEIGSQWGHSGVNGVNRVTMGSMGSQWGQWVHNGNNRVTMGSQWDQWGQWGQWGHNGVKGDNGSQWGHNGGHNGVTMGSMGTLGSMREMGSQWGQWVHKGNNRVTMGSQWDQWGQWGQWGHNGVKGDNGVNGVTMGSQWGHNGVNGVHNGNNRVTMGSQWGQWGQWGQWGHNGVKGDNGVNGVTMGSMGTQWGQWGHNRVTMGLQWGSQWGQWGQWGQWGHNGVNGVNGVTMGSQWGQWVHNGNRVTMGSMGSQWGHNGVTMGSTGSQWGHNGVNGDTIGSQWGQWGHNGVTMGSLWGQWGHNGVTVGVTVGQNGGQWGHS, from the exons atggggtcacattggggtcaatggggacacaatggggtcaatggggacattggggtcaatggggggaaatggggtcaCAATGGGTCCACAATGGAAACAATAGGGTCACAATGGGGTcacagtggggtcaatggggacaatggagTCAATGGGGGTCACAATGGGGTCACaatggggtcacattggggtcaatggggacacaatggggtCAATGTGGGGAAATGGGGTCACAATGGGGTCAATCGGTCCACAATGGAAATAGGGTCACAATGGGGTcacagtggggtcaatggggtcaatagggtcacaatggggtcaatggggtcacaatggggtcaatgggtccACAATGGAAACAATAGGGTCACAATGGGGTCACAGTGGGatcaatggggacaatggggtcagtggggtcacAATGGGGTCAAAGGGGACAATGGGAGTCAATGGGGTCACAATGGGGGTCACAATGGGGtcacaatggggtcaatggggacattggggtcaatgagGGAAATGGGGtcacaatggggtcaatgggtccACAAAGGAAACAATAGGGTCACAATGGGGTCACAGTGGGatcaatggggacaatggggtcaatggggtcacaatggggtcaaaggggacaatggggtcaatggggtcacaatggggtcacaatggggtcacaatggggtcaatggggtccaCAATGGAAACAATAGGGTCACAATGGGGTCACAGTGGGGccaatggggacaatggggtcaatggggtcacaatggggtcaaaggggacaatggggtcaatggggtcacaatggggtcaatggggacacaatggggtcaatggggacacaATAGGGTCACAATGGGGTTACAATGGGGGTcacagtggggtcaatggggacaatggggtcaatggggtcacaatggggtcaacggggtcaatggggtcacaatggggtcacaatggggtcaatgggtccACAATGGAAATAGG GtcacaatggggtcaatggggtcacaaTGGGGTCACAATGGGGTCACAATGGGGTCAACGGGGTCACAATGGGGtcacaatggggtcaatggggacacaATAGGGtcacaatggggtcaatggggtcacaatggggtcacaatggggtcactgtggggtcaatggggtcacaaTGGGGTCACAGTGGGGGTCACAGTGGGGCAGAAtgggggtcagtggggtcacAGCTGA
- the LOC125687737 gene encoding uncharacterized protein LOC125687737 isoform X6: MGSHWGQWGHNGVNGDIGVNGGKWGHNGSTMETIGSQWGHSGVNGDNGVNGGHNGVTMGSHWGQWGHNGVNVGKWGHNGVNRSTMEIGSQWGHSGVNGVNRVTMGSMGSQWGQWVHNGNNRVTMGSQWDQWGQWGQWGHNGVKGDNGSQWGHNGGHNGVTMGSMGTLGSMREMGSQWGQWVHKGNNRVTMGSQWDQWGQWGQWGHNGVKGDNGVNGVTMGSQWGHNGVNGVHNGNNRVTMGSQWGQWGQWGQWGHNGVKGDNGVNGVTMGSMGTQWGQWGHNGVNGSTMEIGSQWGSMAAQWGQWGRYGVNEVTVGSMGTQWGQ; encoded by the exons atggggtcacattggggtcaatggggacacaatggggtcaatggggacattggggtcaatggggggaaatggggtcaCAATGGGTCCACAATGGAAACAATAGGGTCACAATGGGGTcacagtggggtcaatggggacaatggagTCAATGGGGGTCACAATGGGGTCACaatggggtcacattggggtcaatggggacacaatggggtCAATGTGGGGAAATGGGGTCACAATGGGGTCAATCGGTCCACAATGGAAATAGGGTCACAATGGGGTcacagtggggtcaatggggtcaatagggtcacaatggggtcaatggggtcacaatggggtcaatgggtccACAATGGAAACAATAGGGTCACAATGGGGTCACAGTGGGatcaatggggacaatggggtcagtggggtcacAATGGGGTCAAAGGGGACAATGGGAGTCAATGGGGTCACAATGGGGGTCACAATGGGGtcacaatggggtcaatggggacattggggtcaatgagGGAAATGGGGtcacaatggggtcaatgggtccACAAAGGAAACAATAGGGTCACAATGGGGTCACAGTGGGatcaatggggacaatggggtcaatggggtcacaatggggtcaaaggggacaatggggtcaatggggtcacaatggggtcacaatggggtcacaatggggtcaatggggtccaCAATGGAAACAATAGGGTCACAATGGGGTCACAGTGGGGccaatggggacaatggggtcaatggggtcacaatggggtcaaaggggacaatggggtcaatggggtcacaatggggtcaatggggacacaatggggt caatggggtcacaatggggtcaatgggtccACAATGGAAATAGGGTCACAATGGGGGTCAATGGCGGcacagtggggtcaatggggtcgatatggggtcaaTGAGGTcacagtggggtcaatggggacacaatggggtcaatag
- the LOC125687737 gene encoding bifunctional endo-1,4-beta-xylanase XylA-like isoform X4, whose translation MGSHWGQWGHNGVNGDIGVNGGKWGHNGSTMETIGSQWGHSGVNGDNGVNGGHNGVTMGSHWGQWGHNGVNVGKWGHNGVNRSTMEIGSQWGHSGVNGVNRVTMGSMGSQWGQWVHNGNNRVTMGSQWDQWGQWGQWGHNGVKGDNGSQWGHNGGHNGVTMGSMGTLGSMREMGSQWGQWVHKGNNRVTMGSQWDQWGQWGQWGHNGVKGDNGVNGVTMGSQWGHNGVNGVHNGNNRVTMGSQWGQWGQWGQWGHNGVKGDNGVNGVTMGSMGTQWGQWGHNGVNGSTMEIGSQWGQWGHNGVTMGSQWGRMGVSGVTAEVAQDSAM comes from the exons atggggtcacattggggtcaatggggacacaatggggtcaatggggacattggggtcaatggggggaaatggggtcaCAATGGGTCCACAATGGAAACAATAGGGTCACAATGGGGTcacagtggggtcaatggggacaatggagTCAATGGGGGTCACAATGGGGTCACaatggggtcacattggggtcaatggggacacaatggggtCAATGTGGGGAAATGGGGTCACAATGGGGTCAATCGGTCCACAATGGAAATAGGGTCACAATGGGGTcacagtggggtcaatggggtcaatagggtcacaatggggtcaatggggtcacaatggggtcaatgggtccACAATGGAAACAATAGGGTCACAATGGGGTCACAGTGGGatcaatggggacaatggggtcagtggggtcacAATGGGGTCAAAGGGGACAATGGGAGTCAATGGGGTCACAATGGGGGTCACAATGGGGtcacaatggggtcaatggggacattggggtcaatgagGGAAATGGGGtcacaatggggtcaatgggtccACAAAGGAAACAATAGGGTCACAATGGGGTCACAGTGGGatcaatggggacaatggggtcaatggggtcacaatggggtcaaaggggacaatggggtcaatggggtcacaatggggtcacaatggggtcacaatggggtcaatggggtccaCAATGGAAACAATAGGGTCACAATGGGGTCACAGTGGGGccaatggggacaatggggtcaatggggtcacaatggggtcaaaggggacaatggggtcaatggggtcacaatggggtcaatggggacacaatggggt caatggggtcacaatggggtcaatgggtccACAATGGAAATAGG GtcacaatggggtcaatggggtcacaaTGGGGTCACAAT GGGGTCACAGTGGGGCAGAAtgggggtcagtggggtcacAGCTGAGGTAGCTCAGGACAGTGCCATGTGA
- the LOC125687737 gene encoding uncharacterized protein LOC125687737 isoform X3 — MGSHWGQWGHNGVNGDIGVNGGKWGHNGSTMETIGSQWGHSGVNGDNGVNGGHNGVTMGSHWGQWGHNGVNVGKWGHNGVNRSTMEIGSQWGHSGVNGVNRVTMGSMGSQWGQWVHNGNNRVTMGSQWDQWGQWGQWGHNGVKGDNGSQWGHNGGHNGVTMGSMGTLGSMREMGSQWGQWVHKGNNRVTMGSQWDQWGQWGQWGHNGVKGDNGVNGVTMGSQWGHNGVNGVHNGNNRVTMGSQWGQWGQWGQWGHNGVKGDNGVNGVTMGSMGTQWGQWGHNRVTMGLQWGSQWGQWGQWGQWGHNGVNGVNGVTMGSQWGQWVHNGNRVTMGSMGSQWGHNGVTVGQNGGQWGHS; from the exons atggggtcacattggggtcaatggggacacaatggggtcaatggggacattggggtcaatggggggaaatggggtcaCAATGGGTCCACAATGGAAACAATAGGGTCACAATGGGGTcacagtggggtcaatggggacaatggagTCAATGGGGGTCACAATGGGGTCACaatggggtcacattggggtcaatggggacacaatggggtCAATGTGGGGAAATGGGGTCACAATGGGGTCAATCGGTCCACAATGGAAATAGGGTCACAATGGGGTcacagtggggtcaatggggtcaatagggtcacaatggggtcaatggggtcacaatggggtcaatgggtccACAATGGAAACAATAGGGTCACAATGGGGTCACAGTGGGatcaatggggacaatggggtcagtggggtcacAATGGGGTCAAAGGGGACAATGGGAGTCAATGGGGTCACAATGGGGGTCACAATGGGGtcacaatggggtcaatggggacattggggtcaatgagGGAAATGGGGtcacaatggggtcaatgggtccACAAAGGAAACAATAGGGTCACAATGGGGTCACAGTGGGatcaatggggacaatggggtcaatggggtcacaatggggtcaaaggggacaatggggtcaatggggtcacaatggggtcacaatggggtcacaatggggtcaatggggtccaCAATGGAAACAATAGGGTCACAATGGGGTCACAGTGGGGccaatggggacaatggggtcaatggggtcacaatggggtcaaaggggacaatggggtcaatggggtcacaatggggtcaatggggacacaatggggtcaatggggacacaATAGGGTCACAATGGGGTTACAATGGGGGTcacagtggggtcaatggggacaatggggtcaatggggtcacaatggggtcaacggggtcaatggggtcacaatggggtcacaatggggtcaatgggtccACAATGGAAATAGG GtcacaatggggtcaatggggtcacaaTGGGGTCACAAT GGGGTCACAGTGGGGCAGAAtgggggtcagtggggtcacAGCTGA